A region of Sugiyamaella lignohabitans strain CBS 10342 chromosome A, complete sequence DNA encodes the following proteins:
- the NSR1 gene encoding Nsr1p (Nucleolar protein that binds nuclear localization sequences; required for pre-rRNA processing and ribosome biogenesis; GO_component: GO:0005739 - mitochondrion [Evidence IDA] [PMID 14576278]; GO_component: GO:0005739 - mitochondrion [Evidence IDA] [PMID 16823961]; GO_component: GO:0005730 - nucleolus [Evidence IEA]; GO_component: GO:0005730 - nucleolus [Evidence IDA] [PMID 14562095]; GO_component: GO:0005634 - nucleus [Evidence IEA]; GO_component: GO:0005634 - nucleus [Evidence IDA] [PMID 11914276]; GO_function: GO:0003677 - DNA binding [Evidence IEA]; GO_function: GO:0003723 - RNA binding [Evidence IEA]; GO_function: GO:0003723 - RNA binding [Evidence IDA] [PMID 19861225]; GO_function: GO:0003729 - mRNA binding [Evidence IDA] [PMID 23222640]; GO_function: GO:0003676 - nucleic acid binding [Evidence IEA]; GO_function: GO:0000166 - nucleotide binding [Evidence IEA]; GO_function: GO:0003697 - single-stranded DNA binding [Evidence IDA] [PMID 7800479]; GO_process: GO:0006364 - rRNA processing [Evidence IEA]; GO_process: GO:0006364 - rRNA processing [Evidence TAS] [PMID 10690410]; GO_process: GO:0006950 - response to stress [Evidence IEA]; GO_process: GO:0000028 - ribosomal small subunit assembly [Evidence TAS] [PMID 10690410]): protein MAKSKSKDNKKTEVLKAQTKGSKVAKEVKKASTSKPSKTPVKEEKKSKKKSKKEESESESESDSDSDSDSDSDSSSSSSDSDSSSSSDSDSSSSSSSDSDSDSDSSDSEEEKEEKKEEKKDSSDSDSSSDEEEEKKEDKKDSSDSDSSDSSDSSDSDSSDDEEEEKSTKRKASDDEEEEEKPTEVKKQKVEESAEEQTTLFVGRLSWNIDDAWLSEEFQNAEGFISARVMTDRATGRSKGFGYADFKSKALAEKALNEYQGKEIDGRPINLDVSNSRPQTPQTRANNRASQYGDKPSAPSDTLFVGNLSFDTDRDQLFEAFGQQGSVISVRIPTHPETEQPKGFGYVQFGSVEEAQTALNNLQGADIAGRPVRLDFSTPRDSPAPGAGGRGGFGGRGGRGGRGGFGGRGGSRGGFGDRGGRGGFRPRGAPDFQGKKTTF, encoded by the coding sequence ATGGCTAAATCAAAATCTAAGGATAATAAGAAGACTGAAGTCTTAAAAGCTCAAACCAAGGGCTCCAAGGTTGCTAAAGAGGTGAAGAAGGCTTCTACTTCGAAGCCTTCCAAGACCCCAGTCaaggaggagaagaagtCTAAGAAGAAGTCCAAGAAGGAGGAATCCGAGTCCGAGTCTGAATCTGACTccgattctgattctgattctgactCTGACtcttccagctccagctctgattctgactccagctccagctctGACTCTGACTCTAGCTCGAGCTCTAGCTCCGATTCCGATTCAGACTCCGACtcatctgattctgaagaggagaaggaggagaagaaggaagaaaagaaggacTCTTCTGACTCTGACTCTAGCtctgatgaggaggaggagaagaaggaggaCAAGAAGGACTCTTCTGACTCTGATTCCTCAGACTCTTCAGACTCGTCTGATTCCGACtcttctgatgatgaggaggaagagaagTCCACTAAGAGAAAGGcctctgatgatgaagaggaagaggagaagCCCACTGAGGTTAAGAAGCAAAAGGTCGAGGAATCTGCCGAGGAGCAAACCACTCTCTTTGTCGGTCGTCTTTCTTGGAACATCGATGACGCTTGGCTGTCTGAGGAGTTCCAAAATGCCGAGGGTTTCATCAGCGCTCGTGTCATGACTGACAGAGCCACTGGCAGATCCAAGGGTTTCGGTTACGCCGACTTCAAGAGCAAGGCTCTTGCTGAGAAGGCTCTTAACGAGTACCAAGGAAAGGAAATCGATGGCCGTCCCATCAACCTTGATGTTTCTAACTCAAGACCCCAAACTCCTCAAACCAGAGCTAACAACAGAGCTTCTCAATACGGTGACAAGCCCTCTGCTCCTTCTGACACTTTGTTTGTCGGTAACTTGTCTTTCGACACTGACCGTGATCAACTTTTCGAGGCCTTTGGCCAACAAGGTAGCGTCATCTCTGTCCGTATCCCTACCCACCCTGAGACCGAGCAACCCAAGGGTTTCGGTTACGTTCAATTCGGTTCTGTTGAAGAGGCTCAAACCGCTTTGAACAACCTCCAAGGTGCTGACATTGCCGGACGTCCTGTTCGTCTTGACTTCTCCACTCCTAGAGATTctcctgctcctggtgCCGGTGGTCGTGGTGGTTTCGGTGGCCGTGGTGGTCGTGGTGGCCGTGGTGGATTCGGTGGCCGTGGCGGTTCTCGTGGCGGTTTCGGTGACCGTGGTGGCAGAGGTGGTTtcagaccccgtggtgccCCCGATTTCCAAGGAAAGAAGACCACTTTCTAA
- the ATG1 gene encoding serine/threonine protein kinase ATG1, whose translation MSDAKSSRHQELKDYRIGKEIGKGSFATVYKGEHVPSGSGVAIKAVSRVKLSKKLLENLESEISILKTMKHPHIVALLDYRRTSTHFYLAMEYCSLGDLSYFIRDREKISKSLPLVASLFQRYPSQQGLHEDLARHFLKQLASALQFLRQRDLVHRDIKPQNLLLLPPKKSKKEAEEAGYAGQWELPVLKLADFGFARSLPSTSLAETLCGSPLYMAPEILRYEKYNAKADLWSVGAVVYEMVIGKPPFQAANHVDLLKKIQQADDKIAFPSSSNASEEIRKLIRSLLKKSPTERVGFSEFFQNPILREDIPTENKPLDQSNLDEKIFISEYIDGVPTATRLPTPPSGSETGSPAKHESGKDNVERVDRTNSHSPNYSYATSPEGTNLNRPRVNTGSSPDKYPGRAVANNSTPSPNTSLIVDDRKSYRSSNPGSQEHQKQDNSGSKDRREQSPTTTNNQVAIPMNRTNAASASTYYSSSRPSVRDDSLEQEYVVVEKRTVEVNAFADEVAYSPTSAKFSVSPIRAIMQNNMQRDRRMSIGYGSSPTNALTKALSMASARLFGTKVDINGTTTSVSPPQFAQRPIPSTIEVEERILIKELEALATKAKVVNLFAEVKYSQLLPTDPERILSEDASRTTSDEHLLNLDPETCTVVAEEAMVLYVKTLSLLSKAMEKAAGWWDENDSKGASLQLNDVVQWIREKFNESLEKAEYAQDRIEACRNSIAASASHSDRRSMDKSSSITAEKLIFDRALEMSRAAAVNEQVGEDLEGCELSYGTAVWMLEALLVTDKQDELLDDDDRAIVEKFIASISHRLSVLRTRLEAIGKGGHAQTPALPIHFRRRTSSSSSSSSPNKYASRGQITELSSHAIDD comes from the coding sequence ATGTCCGATGCCAAGTCATCACGCCATCAAGAGCTCAAGGACTATAGAATTGGCAAGGAAATCGGCAAGGGTAGTTTTGCCACGGTTTATAAAGGTGAACATGTTCCATCAGGTTCGGGCGTAGCCATCAAGGCTGTGTCCCGGGTCAAATTGAGCAAGAAACTGCTCGAGAACCTGGAGTCGGAGATTTCAATTCTAAAAACTATGAAGCATCCTCATATTGTGGCACTTCTAGACTATAGACGCACTTCGACTCATTTCTACCTCGCCATGGAATACTGTTCTCTGGGTGATTTATCTTATTTTATCCGTGATCGAGAAAAGATTTCCAAGTCTCTACCGCTTGTAGCGTCTCTGTTTCAGAGATACCCATCTCAACAAGGTCTCCATGAGGATCTGGCAAGGCATTTCCTCAAGCAACTTGCAAGTGCTCTACAGTTTCTCCGACAGAGAGACCTAGTTCACCGAGATATCAAGCCTCAAAACTTGCTACTATTACCGCCAAAGAAAAGTAAAAAAGAGGCAGAGGAAGCCGGATATGCTGGTCAATGGGAGCTTCCTGTGCTGAAATTGGCCGATTTCGGGTTTGCTCGAAGTCTACCAAGCACATCATTGGCGGAAACTTTGTGTGGATCTCCTTTATACATGGCTCCGGAGATTCTCCGCTACGAGAAATACAATGCTAAAGCCGATTTATGGTCTGTTGGTGCAGTTGTTTATGAGATGGTGATTGGAAAGCCACCTTTCCAGGCCGCTAACCATGTTGACTTGCTCAAGAAAATTCAACAAGCGGATGATAAAATCGCGTTTCCAAGTTCTAGTAATGCGAGCGAGGAAATCCGGAAATTGATTCGCTCGTTACTGAAGAAATCACCTACCGAGCGAGTAGGGTTCAGCGAGTTTTTCCAGAATCCAATTCTCCGCGAAGATATACCTACCGAAAACAAACCTTTGGATCAGTCTAATTTGGACGAGAagatttttatttccgaGTATATCGACGGCGTACCAACAGCCACACGGCTTccaacaccaccatcgGGATCAGAGACTGGTTCTCCTGCGAAACATGAGTCTGGTAAGGACAATGTAGAGCGTGTGGACCGCACAAACTCTCACTCTCCTAACTACAGTTATGCGACATCACCCGAGGGAACTAACCTGAATCGACCTCGTGTTAATACAGGATCCAGCCCTGATAAGTACCCTGGACGTGCAGTCGCTAACAATTCAACCCCTTCTCCAAATACATCTTTAATAGTCGACGACCGGAAATCATACAGATCGAGTAATCCTGGCAGTCAAgagcaccagaaacaagatAACTCAGGATCCAAAGACCGACGTGAGCAGTCACCAACGACTACCAATAACCAAGTGGCAATACCCATGAATCGGACTAACGCCGCCTCTGCATCTACTTACTACTCATCATCACGACCATCAGTACGTGACGACAGTCTCGAACAGGAATATGTGGTGGTAGAAAAGCGAACGGTTGAAGTGAATGCATTTGCTGATGAGGTAGCTTACTCACCAACATCCGCCAAGTTCTCGGTCTCTCCGATTCGTGCAATCATGCAGAATAACATGCAGAGAGATAGAAGGATGTCCATTGGTTATGGCAGCTCTCCTACCAATGCATTGACAAAAGCTCTTAGTATGGCATCTGCTCGTTTGTTCGGCACCAAGGTCGATATTAATGGAACTACAACATCGGTTTCACCACCTCAATTTGCTCAACGGCCCATTCCTTCGACAATCGAGGTCGAGGAACGGATCTTGATCAAGGAATTAGAAGCACTAGCAACTAAAGCAAAAGTTGTCAACTTGTTTGCCGAGGTCAAGTATTCACAGTTGCTTCCTACTGACCCTGAACGGATCTTATCAGAGGATGCTAGCAGGACCACCTCCGACGAGCATCTGCTTAACCTAGACCCTGAGACCTGTACAGTtgttgctgaagaagcaatgGTTCTCTACGTCAAGACTCTGTCATTATTATCAAAAGCAATGGAAAAGGCTGCCGGATGGTGGGATGAGAACGATAGTAAAGGAGCCTCACTTCAACTGAACGACGTTGTGCAGTGGATTCGTGAAAAGTTCAACGAGTCTCTAGAGAAAGCTGAGTATGCCCAAGATCGTATTGAAGCTTGTCGGAACAGCATTGCTGCTAGTGCTAGCCATTCTGACAGAAGGTCGATGGACAAGTCGTCATCGATTACTGCTGAAAAGCTCATTTTCGACCGAGCTCTAGAAATGTCCAGAGCCGCTGCCGTCAACGAACAAGTGGGTGAGGACCTGGAAGGTTGTGAACTCTCCTATGGAACAGCTGTTTGGATGCTGGAAGCACTCCTGGTCACTGACAAACAAGACGAACTACTGGATGACGACGACCGGGCAATTGTCGAAAAGTTCATCGCCAGTATTAGCCATAGATTATCAGTACTACGAACAAGACTAGAAGCAATTGGCAAAGGAGGCCACGCTCAAACTCCTGCACTACCAATCCACTTCCGACGTCGcacctcatcttcatcctcatcatcctcaCCTAACAAGTACGCCTCCAGAGGCCAGATCACCGAGCTGTCATCCCACGCTATTGATGATTAG
- the UTP22 gene encoding Utp22p (Component of the small-subunit processome; required for nuclear export of tRNAs; may facilitate binding of Utp8p to aminoacylated tRNAs and their delivery to Los1p for export; conserved from yeast to mammals; GO_component: GO:0030686 - 90S preribosome [Evidence IDA] [PMID 12150911]; GO_component: GO:0032545 - CURI complex [Evidence IDA] [PMID 17452446]; GO_component: GO:0034456 - UTP-C complex [Evidence IDA] [PMID 17515605]; GO_component: GO:0005730 - nucleolus [Evidence IEA]; GO_component: GO:0005730 - nucleolus [Evidence IDA] [PMID 12150911]; GO_component: GO:0005730 - nucleolus [Evidence IDA] [PMID 14562095]; GO_component: GO:0005730 - nucleolus [Evidence IDA] [PMID 15590835]; GO_component: GO:0005634 - nucleus [Evidence IEA]; GO_component: GO:0005634 - nucleus [Evidence IDA] [PMID 14562095]; GO_component: GO:0030529 - ribonucleoprotein complex [Evidence IEA]; GO_component: GO:0032040 - small-subunit processome [Evidence IDA] [PMID 15590835]; GO_function: GO:0003723 - RNA binding [Evidence IEA]; GO_function: GO:0003674 - molecular_function [Evidence ND]; GO_process: GO:0000462 - maturation of SSU-rRNA from tricistronic rRNA transcript (SSU-rRNA, 5.8S rRNA, LSU-rRNA) [Evidence IC] [PMID 15590835]; GO_process: GO:0006364 - rRNA processing [Evidence IEA]; GO_process: GO:0006364 - rRNA processing [Evidence IMP] [PMID 12837249]; GO_process: GO:0042254 - ribosome biogenesis [Evidence IEA]; GO_process: GO:0006409 - tRNA export from nucleus [Evidence IMP] [PMID 23194188]) — MAKRKSGDFSKKTNGSVGQAAAVETALPAKKQKVIASLADLSEEEDDFDSDEQDQDDDGEEDEDEDEEMDEDEEDDEEENGDASQTRSKSKQSISAQDVQIARETSELFKSNIFKMQIDELLTELALSEKYTQSLDKFLFQLNHVLQQSSSREQELSLGQAVKLVSSKKLAIPFPDPKPSPDIKYKFKIAHPESINIVGSYSIKTAVTQPEGVSIDLLITMPSSLFQEKDYVNYRYFHKRAFYVAYIASIIRADESLPVNVSYTLQHDDPLKPIIRLTFTDSKLAKRFNINVVFGVAPTTFESRKLSPERNCVRLQQDSTADNNSAKMLPPTPLYNSSLLSDTTYSSYLEFIHRACHQCEAFKDAAKLGRLWLRQRGFDSSPRHGGFGHFEWCLLMAALLQGGDRSGSSKVLMAGYSSYQLFKATLTFLANNDISGRLGLSFSTVKGQNTKLESLKQFVPQSPVPGTAAFLFDRDSKLNVFYKVSAWSYSLLRHEAAVTSDLLSDVVKDRFDAIFLEKLTVPQLRYDAFFTVTFPDFNNTIFSPLNRINYRSYQHFCVEKLAKVLKFGLGSRARQLVFTPLPSLYSTNASSSSWSISKRKGMFEESAIAVGVILDPQECEKLVTHGPPSEDASAAEKFRQFWGKKSELRRFQDGSIMESVVWKHSPTKPVVNSIVEYILYRHFKGSEIENTHDNILKYLPLQPRFPGHKERSVISTQLFQIKYQAFQQTANIIQNLSELPLRIRSVLPASSSLRYTSISEPCAYDFTSDDSIALGIIEFESSSRWPDDVNALEKTKTAFLLKIADQLRKQEKNMVVLVGVESADDFIPNGPDEVGFLQVQTAQGYSFKFRIRNDRDEQLYQRLNEEKHQQNTSVHLYQQKYSEVTTHNRVIHTLSLRYPYYSATARMLKVWFKSHLLASHVRDEVVELLALKPFLDSSPYVPPSSAVTAFYRVLAFLSTWDWREEPLVLDTEKASDASKDDVVATTLSAVEGTAMSLPFYQKISDAFSKHRTQDPALTLAPMFIGTKYDPTGTLWTQQIPRSEVGKIVAARTTALARAVDHMLTSGHVDQSLMFTSSLVDFDILIHIKNPSSAGDVDAGYKNLQLPRPVEDLDELVEKSVNIGLEFYKDLAKKYQDTLILFYSGSPDDKTCEEQIIAGLWKREILQPQKFKVNHNFSTIPTKSNVVELNKDAIIEEIARIGGDLVVKIDV; from the coding sequence ATGGCTAAGAGAAAGAGCGGCGATTTCTCCAAGAAAACCAACGGCTCGGTCGGGcaggctgctgccgttGAGACTGCGTTGCCCGCTAAGAAGCAGAAGGTGATTGCATCTCTGGCTGATTTGtctgaggaagaagatgatttcGACAGCGATGAGCAGGATCAGGATGACGATGgtgaggaagatgaagatgaggacgaggaaatggatgaggatgaggaagatgacgaggaagaaaatGGAGATGCTAGTCAGACTCGGTCCAAATCCAAGCAGTCTATCTCTGCTCAGGATGTTCAGATTGCTAGAGAGACTTCAGAGCTTTTCAAGTccaatattttcaagatgCAAATTGATGAGCTGCTCACTGAATTGGCACTGTCTGAAAAGTATACTCAGTCGCTAGATAAGTTCTTGTTCCAGCTCAACCATGTTCTGCAGCAGAGTTCTTCAAGGGAGCAGGAACTGTCCCTTGGTCAAGCTGTTAAGCTCGTTTCATCTAAAAAACTCGCTATCCCGTTTCCTGATCCTAAACCGTCTCCTGACATTAAATACAAGTTCAAGATTGCTCATCCAGAAAGTATTAATATTGTCGGTAGTTATTCGATTAAAACTGCTGTTACCCAACCAGAAGGCGTGTCCATTGATCTACTTATTACTATGCCTTCTTCCTTGTTCCAGGAAAAAGACTATGTTAATTACCGTTACTTCCACAAACGTGCATTTTACGTCGCTTATATCGCTTCAATTATCAGGGCTGACGAGTCTCTGCCCGTCAATGTCTCATACACTCTTCAACATGACGACCCTTTAAAACCTATTATTAGACTTACATTCACTGATTCAAAACTTGCCAAACGATTCAACATCAATGTTGTTTTCGGAGTTGCTCCCACCACTTTTGAATCTCGTAAACTGTCACCAGAAAGAAACTGTGTCAGACTTCAACAGGATTCTACTGCCGATAATAACAGTGCAAAGATGCTGCCACCCACTCCGCTGTATAACTCATCACTATTATCCGACACTACTTATTCTTCATATCTCGAATTCATTCACAGAGCTTGTCATCAGTGTGAGGCATTCAAAGACGCTGCTAAGTTGGGTCGTTTGTGGCTCCGTCAACGTGGTTTCGACTCGTCTCCAAGACATGGTGGTTTCGGTCATTTTGAATGGTGTTTGTTAATGGCTGCTCTTTTACAAGGAGGTGATCGATCTGGTTCATCAAAGGTATTAATGGCCGGTTATAGTAGTTACCAACTTTTCAAGGCTACTCTGACCTTCCTGGCCAACAACGACATTTCTGGTCGTCTGGGACTATCTTTCTCTACCGTAAAGGGCCAGAATACAAAGCTGGAGAGTTTAAAGCAGTTTGTTCCTCAGTCGCCTGTTCCTGGTACTGCTGCTTTTCTCTTTGATAGAGACTCGAAACTCAATGTATTTTACAAGGTGTCCGCCTGGAGTTATTCTCTGTTGCGTCATGAAGCTGCTGTAACCAGTGACCTGTTGAGTGATGTAGTTAAAGACCGGTTTGATGCCATTTTCCTTGAGAAACTGACTGTTCCCCAACTACGATATGACGCTTTCTTTACTGTAACCTTCCCTGATTTCAACAATACTATATTCAGTCCATTAAACAGGATCAATTACCGGTCTTATCAACACTTTTGTGTTGAGAAGCTGGCCAAAGTATTGAAGTTTGGTTTAGGTTCACGTGCAAGACAGTTAGTATTTACTCCTCTTCCCTCTTTATACTCGACTAatgcttcatcttcgtcgtgGAGTATATCCAAGCGCAAGGGTATGTTCGAGGAGAGTGCCATAGCTGTCGGTGTTATTTTGGACCCCCAGGAATGTGAGAAACTCGTTACTCATGGACCACCATCAGAGGACGCTAGTGCTGCTGAGAAGTTCCGTCAGTTCTGGGGCAAAAAAAGTGAGCTTAGAAGATTCCAAGATGGTAGTATTATGGAATCCGTCGTTTGGAAGCACAGTCCAACAAAACCAGTAGTCAATTCTATTGTTGAGTATATTCTTTATCGCCACTTTAAGGGTTCAGAGATTGAAAATACCCATGACAACATCCTCAAGTACCTACCTCTTCAACCTAGATTCCCTGGTCACAAAGAGCGATCGGTTATTTCGACCCAACTCTTCCAAATCAAGTACCAAGCATTCCAGCAAACCGCTAATATCATTCAAAACTTGTCAGAGCTTCCACTCAGGATTCGCTCTGTCCTTCCTGCATCTTCGTCACTTCGTTATACCAGCATTTCTGAGCCATGTGCCTATGACTTCACTTCGGATGACAGCATAGCCCTGGGTATTATCGAGTTTGAGTCGTCCAGTAGATGGCCCGATGATGTTAATGCTTTAGAAAAGACCAAAACTGCCTTCCTTCTGAAAATAGCCGACCAGCTGAGAAAGCAGGAAAAGAACATGGTTGTGCTTGTCGGTGTTGAGTCTGCTGACGATTTCATTCCTAATGGTCCTGATGAGGTTGGCTTCCTACAAGTTCAGACCGCTCAAGGCTACTCCTTCAAgttcagaatcagaaacGACCGTGATGAGCAGCTCTATCAGCGTCTGAATGAGGaaaaacatcaacaaaataCCTCAGTCCATCTATATCAGCAAAAGTATTCTGAAGTCACCACTCACAATCGTGTTATCCATACCTTGAGTTTGAGATATCCCTATTATTCTGCTACTGCTCGTATGCTCAAGGTTTGGTTTAAATCGCACCTTTTGGCCAGTCACGTTCGCGACGAGGTCGTAGAGTTATTGGCGCTGAAGCCATTCTTAGATTCGTCTCCTTATGTTCCTCCTAGTAGCGCTGTGACTGCCTTTTACCGGGTATTAGCGTTCTTATCGACATGGGACTGGCGTGAGGAACctcttgttcttgacacTGAAAAGGCTTCCGATGCTAGTAAGGACGATGTCGTTGCTACTACTTTATCCGCTGTTGAAGGAACTGCCATGTCATTGCCATTCTACCAGAAAATCTCTGATGCATTTTCCAAGCACAGAACACAAGATCCAGCTCTCACACTCGCCCCAATGTTTATTGGAACAAAGTACGATCCTACTGGAACTCTGTGGACACAGCAAATTCCCCGTTCTGAAGTTGGAAAGATTGTTGCTGCCCGTACAACCGCTTTAGCTAGAGCTGTTGATCATATGTTGACATCGGGTCATGTTGACCAATCGCTCATGTTTACTAGTTCattggttgattttgatatcCTCATTCACATCAAGAATCCATCCTCTGCTGGAGACGTCGATGCGGGGTATAAGAATCTTCAATTACCAAGGCCCGTCGAAGACTTGGATGAGTTGGTTGAAAAGTCTGTTAATATTGGTCTTGAGTTTTATAAGGATCTCGCCAAGAAATATCAGGACACTCTTATTCTATTCTACAGTGGATCACCAGATGATAAGACATGTGAAGAACAGATCATCGCTGGTCTCTGGAAGAGAGAGATTCTTCAGCCTCAAAAGTTCAAGGTCAATCATAACTTCTCAACCATTCCAACCAAGTCAAACGTTGTCGAACTGAACAAAGACGCTATCATCGAAGAGATTGCAAGAATTGGTGGTGATCTTGTAGTCAAGATTGACGTGtaa